Proteins from one Aspergillus nidulans FGSC A4 chromosome VIII genomic window:
- a CDS encoding PSP1 family protein (transcript_id=CADANIAT00002249) yields the protein MAAPSNSKPSSVSQTPPNNATARLEKSHPGIRRSTPDSEALASSDDDGEHPLPAPSTSMPAQKPVRRTSWLNEIPVSITRKAPVAGPLSTGASNPTSPATEQSGWQTNTSPGLNSSITWNNVGNSSFPWGTGIWNTDSRKEPPPRLSELVPSPTMSIPSTASNYLAEELLSPTTRTTSGDSSIPFSIPLHPTPKTYRSQSYSVGQLDPEYSALNTGNKTTTAFSGGRSRNGAQFSALQHRSSRPSLLGELGHDPATLGRVREDEDDGVESPGGSDGSYSNINADQARTIQQLSRENALLRQAAGQIESSFRDRAMSTASAAGGFAVGGGPRNSHRIHGSVPEEGDPAVEDLDEVGNIPGYSDLYSNTRRRFSEHSVNLEKQFSGFAPLENRNLGRAHWQTSLGFGSLADIPQSRRHSFADIPMRHPSVSGDTQVTSSSRVGLNEQDENYANINQVSVSNAPGQNREYQRLAMLPRPEEEHEMESEYLRARRFAESYFARDPSLRSAADAQSPMTPPFHQTFNPYVRHQPVLPHQNQLLYIVTFKCHRADVFYIQEDTGLQVNPGDLVIVEADRGTDLGTIQHANISLQKARELKQQYAEEHYKWLMMFSRQGQNGAAGGSVPGSRSAIGGMGTHGAHGVQESAGEIKPKLIKRLAQNHEILTLRDKEGNEAKAKRVCQQKVAEHRLNMEILDAEFQMDWKKLTFYYFADSYINFNSLVTDLFKIYKTRIWMSAINPASFVTPPSAGLHTPNPLGYGQDSPGDRSHQRDGRGFGHSRDALDAGRDGVGLLRSGYGDTYQQFVHNPRQPEAGVGGLASADPFTSYQPGGYGSLEYADYTATSGGNTGPSRMQPAPGEWMNRFQGLSLNS from the exons ATGGCCGCGCCATCCAACAGCAAACCCTCGTCGGTCTCCCAGACTCCGCCGAACAACGCAACAGCCAGGTTGGAAAAAAGCCATCCTGGCATTCGTCGTTCGACCCCTGATTCGGAAGCCCTCGCGTCTTccgatgatgatggagagCATCCCTTGCCTGCACCTTCTACTAGTATGCCTGCGCAGAAGCCCGTACGCCGGACCTCGTGGCTCAATGAGATCCCGGTTTCAATAACTCGCAAGGCACCAGTGGCTGGTCCTCTATCGACTGGAGCTTCCAATCCAACTAGTCCTGCTACCGAACAATCTGGATGGCAGACCAACACAAGCCCTGGATTGAACAGCTCTATAACTTGGAACAATGTCGGCAATAGTTCATTCCCGTGGGGTACTGGAATCTGGAACACTGATTCACGTAAAGAACCCCCTCCTCGGCTGTCAGAGCTTGTTCCGTCGCCCACGATGTCCATCCCATCGACCGCAAGTAACTACTTGGCTGAAGAACTCCTGAGTCCCACTACTCGGACAACCTCTGGTGACTCTTCCATCCCATTCTCCATCCCGCTCCACCCGACCCCGAAGACCTACCGCTCGCAGTCATACTCTGTGGGCCAGCTGGATCCTGAATATTCGGCTTTGAATACGGGCAACAAAACCACCACTGCTTTTAGTGGTGGTCGTTCTCGGAATGGTGCACAATTCTCCGCTTTGCAGCATCGCTCCTCTAGACCTAGCTTGCTTGGAGAGTTAGGCCATGATCCTGCTACGCTTGGTCGGGTTCgtgaagatgaggacgatggtGTTGAAAGCCCTGGTGGATCGGACGGCAGCTACAGCAATATCAATGCTGATCAAGCCCGCACTATTCAGCAACTTTCCCGTGAGAACGCTCTTCTACGCCAAGCAGCCGGACAGATCGAATCTTCGTTCAGAGATCGTGCCATGTCGACTGCATCCGCCGCTGGCGGATTTGCGGTTGGCGGTGGACCTCGTAACTCGCACCGGATCCATGGCAGTGTCCCCGAAGAAGGGGACCCAGCAGTAGAGGACCTCGATGAGGTGGGCAACATACCTGGTTACAGCGATCTGTATAGCAACACCAGAAGAAGGTTTTCCGAGCATTCTGTCAATTTGGAGAAGCAGTTTTCCGGCTTCGCGCCTTTGGAGAACCGTAACCTGGGAAGGGCGCATTGGCAGACTTCTCTTGGGTTTGGTAGCCTTGCAGATATTCCACAGAGCCGGCGTCATTCCTTCGCCGATATTCCAATGCGACACCCCTCTGTCTCTGGCGACACTCAGGTGACCAGTAGCTCCCGAGTCGGGTTGAACGAGCAGGATGAGAATTATGCCAATATCAACCAAGTTTCGGTCTCAAATGCACCAGGTCAAAATCGTGAGTACCAGCGCCTTGCTATGCTCCCTCGTCCCGAAGAGGAACATGAAATGGAGTCGGAGTATTTACGAGCTCGTCGATTTGCAGAGTCTTATTTTGCTCGAGACCCCTCTCTTCGCAGTGCCGCCGATGCCCAATCCCCAATGACGCCTCCGTTTCACCAAACTTTCAACCCGTATGTTCGTCATCAACCTGTCCTTCCGCATCAGAACCAACTGCTTTACATTGTCACGTTCAAGTGCCACCGTGCAGACGTCTTCTACATACAAGAAGATACCGGTCTTCAAGTAAATCCTGGAGATCTAGTCATTGTTGAAGCAGACCGTGGCACCGACCTTGGAACCATACAGCATGCCAACATCTCCTTACAGAAGGCGCGGGAGCTGAAACAGCAATACGCCGAAGAACATTACaaatggttgatgatgttCTCTAGGCAAGGACAAAATGGTGCTGCAGGCGGTAGTGTCCCTGGCAGCCGGAGCGCTATTGGCGGCATGGGAACTCATGGTGCACACGGTGTGCAGGAGTCTGCTGGTGAAATCAAGCCAAAGTTGATTAAGCGACTTGCCCAGAACCATGAAATATTGACCTTGCGTGACAAGGAAGGAAATGAAGCGAAGGCCAAGCGTGTCTGCCAGCAAAAGGTTGCAGAACATCGCCTCAATATGGAGATTCTTGACGCGGAGTTCCAGAT GGACTGGAAGAAACTCACTTTCTATTACTTTGCTGACTCCTATATTAACTTTAATTCCCTCGTTACCGACCTTTTCAAGATTTACAAAACTAGAATTTGGATGTCCGCCATCAACCCGGCGTCATTTGTCACACCTCCGAGTGCTGGCCTTCACACCCCAAACCCTCTTGGATATGGCCAAGATTCTCCAGGAGACCGTTCCCACCAACGCGACGGCAGAGGATTCGGTCACTCTCGTGACGCTCTTGACGCTGGACGTGATGGTGTTGGCCTTTTGCGCAGTGGATACGGTGACACCTACCAACAGTTTGTTCACAACCCTCGTCAACCCGAggctggcgttggcggaCTTGCCTCAGCCGACCCTTTCACTTCCTACCAACCGGGTGGGTATGGCTCCCTGGAGTACGCCGACTATACAGCTACTTCAGGAGGAAACACTGGACCGTCTCGTATGCAACCCGCGCCTGGTGAATGGATGAACCGTTTTCAAGGCCTGTCGCTCAACTCTTGA
- a CDS encoding ribosomal 60S subunit protein L15 (transcript_id=CADANIAT00002250) — translation MGALKYVEEIQKKKQSDVIRFLLRVRCWELRQLNAIHRASRPSRPDKARRLGYKAKQGYVIYRVRVRRGGRKRPVPKGATYGKPTNMGVNQLKYQRALAATAEERVGRRCANLRVLNSYWINQDSTYKYFEVILVDPQHKAIRRDPRINWICNAVHKHREARGLTSTGKKSRGINKGHRYNNTSGGRRHTWKRQNTQSYWRYR, via the exons ATGGGTGCCCTCAAGTACGTTGAAGAgattcagaagaagaagcagtccGACGTGATTCGCTTCCTGCTGCGTGTCCGTTGCTGGGAG CTCCGTCAGCTGAACGCTATCCACCGTgcttctcgtccttctcgtcccGACAAGGCCCGTCGTCTCGGTTACAAGGCTAAGCAGGGATATGTTATCTACCGTGTCCGTGTGCGCCGCGGTGGCCGCAAGAGGCCCGTTCCCAAGGGTGCCACCTACG GCAAGCCCACCAACATGGGTGTTAACCAGCTCAAGTACCAGCGTGCTCTCGCTGCTACCGCTGAGGAGCGTGTCGGTCGCCGTTGCGCCAACCTGCGTGTCCTGAACTCCTACTGGATCAACCAGGACTCCACCTACAAGTACTTCGAGGTCATCCTTGTCGACCCCCAGCACAAGGCCATCCGCCGCGATCCCCGCATCAACTGGATCTGCAACGCCGTTCACAAG CACCGCGAGGCTCGTGGTCTCACCTCTACCGGCAAGAAGTCCCGTGGTATCAACAAGGGTCACCGCTACAACAACACCTCTGGCGGTCGCCGACACACCTGGAAGCGCCAGAACACCCAGAGCTACTGGAGATACCGTTAA